The Dietzia sp. ANT_WB102 region ACAACGTGTCGGTGCCAGTGCTGCTGCACATGCTCGCCGAGGTGCCCACCCTGCGTACTGCGCTGGTGATGGTGCAACTCGAGGTGGCCGATCGACTGGCCGCCGCCCCAGGCTCCCGCGTCTACGGCGTGCCGAGCGTCAAGGCCGGGTTCTTCGGCACCGTCCGCCGGGCGGGGACCGTTGGCCGCAACGTCTTCTGGCCCGTGCCGAACGTCGAGTCGGGTCTGGTGCGGATCGACGCGTACCCCGAGGCGCCGTGGGACCTGGGCGCCAATCACCGTCGGCGGGTGTTCGCGGTGGTCGACGCCGCGTTCGCCCAGCGCCGCAAGACCCTGCGTGCCGCCCTGTCCGGGTGGGCGGGCTCCGGCGCCGACGCCGAACTCGCGCTGACCGAGGCCGCGGTTGACCCGAAGGCCCGGGGAGAGCAGCTCACCACCGCCGACTTCGTCCGTATCGCGGAGGCGGCGGTGCGGCTCGGGATCGGTCCGGCGCACCGCGAGCCGTAGGCTGGTGGTCATGTCCCGCGACGCCTCCACCTCCGCCGGCGCGCGCGCCGTGACGGCCGTCGCCCCCGCCAAGATCAACCTCCACCTCGCAGTGGGGGACGTGCGCGCCGACGGTTTCCACGACCTGCTCACCGTGTACCGGGCCGTGGACCTGTGGGAGCAGGTCACCGTCGAGCTCGTCGGTGAGCGTAGGTCCGGCGCCCGTGGCGACACGGTCGCGGCAGAGCGCGGCGGGGTCGACGACGGCGACGACGACACCATCATCGTCACCGGACCCGGCGCCCCGCAGGTGCCCACGGACCGGAGCAATCTCGCCGCGCGGGCGGTCGATCTGCTCCGCGAGGAAGCCGGGTCGGACGCCCGCATCGCGATCCGGATCCACAAGGGCGTCCCCGTGGCCGGCGGGATGGCCGGCGGGAGCGCGGATGCCGCGGCCGCACTCGTGGCCACGGACCGGCTGCTCGGTCTGGGATTGGGTCGGGCGGCGTTGGAGGAGCGGGCCGCCCACCTGGGCAGCGACGTGCCCTTCTGTATCCGCGGCGGTACGGCGCTGGGCACCGGGCGCGGCGAGAAGGTGGCCACGCTGCTGCACGCCCGCGCCGAACAGCACATCGTGCTCGCCCTGGCAGACGGCGGACTGTCCACCCCGACGGTGTTCGCCGAACTCGACCGACTGCGCGCCGAGCGCGGTGAGGTCGACCCGATCCACGCGGGTGACGCCCCTGCCCGCTCGGGCGCGCCCGGCCGCGGCCTGCCGCGCGCGGCCGGGGTCGAGCCGCTCGTCGAGGCCCTCGCCGGCGATAACCCGGCCGCCGTGGCCGGGCTCCTGGCGAATGACCTGGAGCCCGCGGCGCTGGCGCTCATGCCCGCCCTGCGTAGGACGCTGCGCGCGGGCCGGGAGGCGGGAGCCCTCCGCGGCATGGTGTCCGGCTCCGGACCCACCTGCCTGTTTTTCTGCACCGACCGAGACCACGCGATCGCCGTCGCCGCCGAGATCAGCGAGCACGGCGTCGCCCGCGAGGTCCGCGTGACCCGCGGCCCGGTCGGCGGCGCACGCATCGTCGACGACCCCACAGGAAAGTAGAGATGGCCCCCACCAACCTCATCAACCTCGAGCAGTGCTCGATCTCCTTCGGGATCAGGCAGGTGCTCGACAACGTCTCACTGGGCGTCAACGCCGGCGACCGTATCGGCGTCGTCGGCCTCAACGGTGGTGGCAAGACCACCCTGCTGGAGATCCTTACCGGCGTGACCGAGCCCGACTCCGGGCGTGTCTCGCAGGTGAGCGGCCTGCGGATCGCCGTGGTCACGCAGCGCACCGAACTCGCCGCAGACACCGTGGGGGAGGCAGTGGTCGGCAGGCTCGGCCTGGCCGTTCACGAGTGGGCCGGCGACGCACGAGTCCGCGCGGTGCTCGACGGCATCGGCATCCACGACCTCGGACTAGACACCCCGGTGGCGGACCTGTCCGGCGGTGAACGACGCCGGGTGTCGCTCGCGGCG contains the following coding sequences:
- the rsmA gene encoding 16S rRNA (adenine(1518)-N(6)/adenine(1519)-N(6))-dimethyltransferase RsmA, whose product is MTGPDATFRGQAEPLGPQEVRALAEELGIKPTKALGQNFVHDANTVRKIVTASGVGRDDTVIEVGPGLGSLTLPLLDAAGRVVAVEIDPVLAGRLPRTVAERAPLLADALTVVGADALAVAGTDLGDPPPTALVANLPYNVSVPVLLHMLAEVPTLRTALVMVQLEVADRLAAAPGSRVYGVPSVKAGFFGTVRRAGTVGRNVFWPVPNVESGLVRIDAYPEAPWDLGANHRRRVFAVVDAAFAQRRKTLRAALSGWAGSGADAELALTEAAVDPKARGEQLTTADFVRIAEAAVRLGIGPAHREP
- a CDS encoding 4-(cytidine 5'-diphospho)-2-C-methyl-D-erythritol kinase; this encodes MSRDASTSAGARAVTAVAPAKINLHLAVGDVRADGFHDLLTVYRAVDLWEQVTVELVGERRSGARGDTVAAERGGVDDGDDDTIIVTGPGAPQVPTDRSNLAARAVDLLREEAGSDARIAIRIHKGVPVAGGMAGGSADAAAALVATDRLLGLGLGRAALEERAAHLGSDVPFCIRGGTALGTGRGEKVATLLHARAEQHIVLALADGGLSTPTVFAELDRLRAERGEVDPIHAGDAPARSGAPGRGLPRAAGVEPLVEALAGDNPAAVAGLLANDLEPAALALMPALRRTLRAGREAGALRGMVSGSGPTCLFFCTDRDHAIAVAAEISEHGVAREVRVTRGPVGGARIVDDPTGK